The Aspergillus fumigatus Af293 chromosome 7, whole genome shotgun sequence genome includes the window GCAGCTGGGAAGGTATTCTGTGTACattggacgagaagatgCGGTCTACGTTCCATGAACAGAATGTCACTGTGTATCTGAGTGACCTGACCGGAGGAGAGTTTGGAGAGGTAGAGATCAATGAAAGACTCTTTCCCTTAGGGTTCGAAGACTCGGATGACGACATGGAGCCGCCCAAGCCACCTCCTGCGGCAGGGGggttgctgaagaagcaatACGCCCCATTCTTCTCTATCCGGTAGCTGTGTCACTGCCAGGGTCGGTCGATAGTGTGCAATACACTCCTAGAGTCGAGGATCAATAGCTATGAATTGGCTTTAGAGACCCATCTGGGCCGAGTGGTTGGACAGTTGTAGGTTTCTCCATTCCATGGTTCATAGCTACACAGCAACCACCACTTCATAGACCCGGTGATACAGATCAGCTTATCGATCATATGACTCTTTCTTGATCTCGATTACCATAAGACATTCCAGCACCTCAGATCCCTCACATCCCTCACCATCAATCCTCAACGCAACCATAATGTCCAAAGAAAGCACCGACCCCAACGCCATCGAGCTCCTCTCCCGCCTAGCAACTctcctcgaagaagtcgCCAACAACCTCCATCACAATCGCCTCGACCGAACCGCCGTCCAGACCCTTCTGCACCAGTACTCCTCCCGCGCCAAATCCGACGGCCACCTCATCAACGCCTCAAAGCAGGACTCCCAGTGCGTCGAACACGGTGTCTTCCTCTCCTACGTCCACGTCGAGCTACTCTCCTGGCTAACCAAACACAACTACACCGTCCCTGCGTCCTCAGTAAAATGGTACAGCTGGCGCAAGCTGAGTTCGCGCAAGTACCGTCTTCCGTCGCTATTCTCAAGTCGCGCGCACGCAGCGCAATTGGAGGATCTGCTGCGGAATGTAGTCGCCAAGGCGGAACTGCTGCAGGCGGAACTGCGGGCCCATGAGGTTTGTTTATTCCATGCGGAGGAGCGTTGCTGATGGGAGTTATAGCTTGAGATTCCGGATGTGGCGGTTGACTATGAACGGGTGTCGCCTCAGGCGCCGCAGGGGACCCCGCCTGAAGGTATGTACTTGTTTTTGGCTGTGTGGGTTCTATGGTCCGTTCTAATGTTACAGCTCTGCATAAATTGCTGCATCGCGCGATGCTGGCGGAGGTGCTGCTTCGGGAGGGAAGGGTATCATGATTATCGTTGGGATGGCGTTGGTCTCTCCATGTTTTGCCTCAGATTGGGCCTTGTGATTGTTCTTACGGCTTTCGTCTGGATTCGTATGTACTCCCCCCCGCAGATAATGATTTGATTCGTGTGCTCCGGAGAGCTGTCATTGACTCATCCTACGACTCAAGAGACCCGGCGAAGATCCCACTTGACTAACTCTCGTAACCAAGTTAACCTATCCAGCCCCCAGCTGACTAATGGAAACCTCCAGAACAAGGTCTAGCCCTGCGTAAACACATATATCAAAGCCTC containing:
- a CDS encoding glyoxalase family protein, with product MSKESTDPNAIELLSRLATLLEEVANNLHHNRLDRTAVQTLLHQYSSRAKSDGHLINASKQDSQCVEHGVFLSYVHVELLSWLTKHNYTVPASSVKWYSWRKLSSRKYRLPSLFSSRAHAAQLEDLLRNVVAKAELLQAELRAHELEIPDVAVDYERVSPQAPQGTPPEALHKLLHRAMLAEVLLREGRVS